Genomic segment of Tomitella fengzijianii:
CGAACGAGGTGCCCATCGATGCGGCCACCGCGAGCCCCTGCACCCGGGTGGGAACGCGGGGACACTCGCACCGCGCGACATTACTAGAGTTGCGTAGGTGCAGGCAAATGTGTATTCAGACGGCCAGGAGGGCGGCGGCCCCGACCGGCATCGGGGCGCGGAGGACGTGCTGGGCGAGGGCCGGGTGGTGCGGGTCGACCTGGGGTCCGAGGACAGCGAGCGGGCCAGCCGGCTGTGGTGGGACGCCGACGCCGACGACTATCACCGGACCCATGCCGGGTTCCTCGGCGTCGACGCCGAGGACGGGGACTTCCTCTGGTGCCCCGAGGGGCTGCGCGAGGCGGACGCGCAACTGCTCGGCCCGGCATCGGGCCTGGCCGGGATGCGGATACTCGAGGTCGGCTGCGGGTCGGCGCCCTGTGCGCGGTGGCTGGCCGCGCAGGGCGCGGAGGTCGTCGGGCTGGACCTGTCCATGGCGATGCTGCGCCGCGGCGCGCGGGCGATGGCGCACGGCCGCCCGGTACCGCTGATCCAGGCCGGCGCCGAACGACTGCCGGTCCGCTCGCAGAGCTTCGACGCGGTGTGCTCGTCGTTCGGCGCGGTGCCCTTCGTCGCCGACTCGGCGGGTCTGATGCGCGAGGCGGCGCGCGCGCTGCGCCCCGGCGGCCGTTGGGTGTTCTCGGTCAACCACCCGATGCGCTGGGTGTTCCCCGACGATCCCGGCCCCCTGGGCCTCACCGCGGCGGTGCCGTACTTCGACCGCGCACCGTATGTGGAGGTCGACGACACCGGCCGGCCGATCTACGTGGAGCATCACCGGACCATCGGCGACCGGGTCCGCGAGATCACCGCGGCGGGCATGGTGCTCGAGGACATCGTCGAGCCGGAGTGGCCCGAGCACCTCGAGCGCGAGTGGGGGCAATGGAGCCCGCTGCGCGGACGCATCTTCCCGGGCACCGCGATCTTCTGCTGCCGCAAGCCCGAGTGACCCGGGCCGGTCCGCGCCCCTCAGAGCAGTTTGGACAGGAACGCCTGGGTGCGCTCGTGCCGCGGGTTCTCGAGCAGATCGTGCGGCGGCCCGGACTCCACCACCACTCCCCCGTCCATGAACACCAAGGTGTCCGCCACCTCGCGGGCGAAGCCCATCTCGTGGGTCACCACCACCATCGTCATGCCCTCGGAGGCGAGGTTCTTCATCACCTCCAGCACGTCGCCCACCAGCTCCGGGTCGAGCGCCGACGTGGGCTCGTCGAAGAGCATCAGCTTGGGCTCCATCGCCAGCGCCCGGGCGATGGCCACCCGCTGCTGTTGGCCGCCGGAGAGCTGCGCGGGGTACGCATCGGCCTTCGCGGCCAGGCCCACCTGCGCGAGCAGCGCGGCTCCCTTTTCGAGGGCGTCCTTCTTGCGCATTCCCCGGACCAGCATCGGCGCCTCGATGACGTTCTCCAGCGCGGTGCGGTGCGGAAACAGGTTGAAATGCTGGAAAACCATCCCGATGTCGCGCCGTTGCCGGGCGGCCTGCCGGGGGTGCAGCTCGAATATCCTGCCGCCCCGCTCGCTGTAACCGACCAGCTCCCCGTCCACGTACAGCCGGCCCGCGTCGACCCTCTCGAGGTGATTGATGCAGCGCAGGAAGGTGGACTTGCCCGAGCCGGACGGCCCGATCAGGCACAGCACCTTCCCGCGTTGCACCTCGAGTGAGACGCCCTTGAGCACCTTGAGCGCCCCATAGTTCTTGCAGACCTGGTCCGCCAGCACCATCGGGGGCGCCGACGCCTCGGCGGGCCGGCCCGTCCCGGCGCCCCGCGCCATCGCATCGTCCGTCGTCATCAGTGCGCCCCCGTCGCCTCGGCCTGTTCGCGCTCCAGCGCCCTGCGCTGCCGCGCGGTGAGTTGGCGGCTGGCGCCCTTGGAGAAGTACTTCTCCAGGAAGTGCTGCCCCACCATCAGCACGCTCGTGATCGCCAAATACCAGGTGGCGGCGACGAGCAGGAGCGGGATCGGCTCGAAGATGACCCCGGCTATGTCACGTTGACGACCGTAGAGTTCCATCGTGTACGGCACGGCGCTGACCAGCGAGGTGGTCTTGAGCATGCCGATCAGCTCGTTGCCCGTGGGCGGGATGATCACCCGCATCGCCTGCGGCAGCACCGTGCGCCTCATCGTCTGCCACCAGGTCATGCCCAGCGCGATCGACGCCTCCGTCTGCCCCTCGTTCACCGACGAGATGCCGGCGCGGACGATCTCCGCCATGTAGGCCGCCTCGTTGAGGCCCAGCCCGATGATCGCGAACATGAACGCCGCATTGAGGTCTTGCAGGTCGATGTGCGCGAACTGCTGGACGAACGGTATTCCGAGGTCGATCCGCTTGTAGATGGCCGGAAACAGACCCCAGAACACCAGCTGCACGTACACCGGCGTGCCACGGAAGAACCACACGAACAGCCACGACGAGCCGCGCAGGACCGGGTTGGGCGAGAGCCGCATCACCGCGAGCACCACGCCCAGGACGATCGCGAGCACCATCGACAGGATCGTCAGCTGGACGGTGTTCCAGGCCGCGCTGCTGATGCGTTCGTCGAACAGGTAGCGCCCGTAGGTGCCCCACCCGTAGGCCTCGTTGGTGGCGGCCCCGTAGACGAACAGCGCGAACAACGCGACGATGACCACGGCCGCGGCCCAGCGGCCGGGATGCCGCAGCGGAACGGCCCGGATGGGGGCGGGCTCCACGGCGTCCGGTTCGCCGCCGGCGGGCGGGCCGGTCATGTCGGGCCCGGTCATGACGCCGCCGCGTTGATCCGCGAGGTCGTGATCATTCCAGCTTCAACTCCCCAGTCCTCGGCGATGGTGCGGTAGGCGCCGGTGTCGATGAGATGCTGCATCGCCTGCTGCAACGCGGGCCCCAGCGGTGAGCCCGTGCGCACCGGCCACCCGTACGGTGCGGAGTCCTTCACCGGGCCCGCGAAGGCCAGGCGGCCGTCGGAGCGCTTGATCGCGTACGCCGTCACAGGCAGGTCCGCGGAGAACGCGTCGACACGGCCGAGCAGCAGCGCGTTGGTGGCGTCCGCCTGGCTCAGGTACTTGATCTTGTGGACGGGCGGCTCGCCCGCGGCCGCGCAGGCCTCGCTCACCGCGGGAACCTCCACGATGTCCTCCGTGGTCCCGGTCTGCACCGCGACGCGCAGCCCGCAGGCGTCCCCGGGAAGGATGTGATCGCCGCTCTGCTGCGCCCACCGGATGCCGGACCGGTAGTAGGTGACGAAATCGACCGCGTTCTCCCGCTCGAGGGTGTCGGTGAACGACGACATGCCCAGGTCGTACGTGCCGGCCTGGACCGCCGGGATGATCTTGTCGAAGTCCGCCTGCTCGTACCGTGCGGTCAGCCCCAGCACGGCGGCCACCGCGTTCATCAGATCCACGTCGAATCCGACGATCTTCCCCGACGGGTCCTTGAACTCGTTGGGCGCGTACGGCGGGTTGGTCCCCACCTCCAGCCGGCCCGCGGCACGGATCTGCGGCGGAACCAGCGCGGCGATCGAGGGGACCGGTTCGATGTGCAGCGGCGTGCGCTGCGGAACGGTGCCGTCGTCGTTCTTGACGCACCCCGCCAACAGCAGTGTCAGCGCACCGATCAGAGCGATGCATGCGCCCGCCCATCGCGCAGGCCTGCGTCCCGCTCCGGGGCCGGCCTGCACGGACACCTCCACGGAACGTCGATCCGGCACGCGGACAGGGTACGCGCCGCCGGTG
This window contains:
- a CDS encoding amino acid ABC transporter permease, translated to MTGPPAGGEPDAVEPAPIRAVPLRHPGRWAAAVVIVALFALFVYGAATNEAYGWGTYGRYLFDERISSAAWNTVQLTILSMVLAIVLGVVLAVMRLSPNPVLRGSSWLFVWFFRGTPVYVQLVFWGLFPAIYKRIDLGIPFVQQFAHIDLQDLNAAFMFAIIGLGLNEAAYMAEIVRAGISSVNEGQTEASIALGMTWWQTMRRTVLPQAMRVIIPPTGNELIGMLKTTSLVSAVPYTMELYGRQRDIAGVIFEPIPLLLVAATWYLAITSVLMVGQHFLEKYFSKGASRQLTARQRRALEREQAEATGAH
- a CDS encoding amino acid ABC transporter ATP-binding protein, giving the protein MVLADQVCKNYGALKVLKGVSLEVQRGKVLCLIGPSGSGKSTFLRCINHLERVDAGRLYVDGELVGYSERGGRIFELHPRQAARQRRDIGMVFQHFNLFPHRTALENVIEAPMLVRGMRKKDALEKGAALLAQVGLAAKADAYPAQLSGGQQQRVAIARALAMEPKLMLFDEPTSALDPELVGDVLEVMKNLASEGMTMVVVTHEMGFAREVADTLVFMDGGVVVESGPPHDLLENPRHERTQAFLSKLL
- a CDS encoding ABC transporter substrate-binding protein, with the translated sequence MALIGALTLLLAGCVKNDDGTVPQRTPLHIEPVPSIAALVPPQIRAAGRLEVGTNPPYAPNEFKDPSGKIVGFDVDLMNAVAAVLGLTARYEQADFDKIIPAVQAGTYDLGMSSFTDTLERENAVDFVTYYRSGIRWAQQSGDHILPGDACGLRVAVQTGTTEDIVEVPAVSEACAAAGEPPVHKIKYLSQADATNALLLGRVDAFSADLPVTAYAIKRSDGRLAFAGPVKDSAPYGWPVRTGSPLGPALQQAMQHLIDTGAYRTIAEDWGVEAGMITTSRINAAAS
- a CDS encoding class I SAM-dependent methyltransferase, with the protein product MQANVYSDGQEGGGPDRHRGAEDVLGEGRVVRVDLGSEDSERASRLWWDADADDYHRTHAGFLGVDAEDGDFLWCPEGLREADAQLLGPASGLAGMRILEVGCGSAPCARWLAAQGAEVVGLDLSMAMLRRGARAMAHGRPVPLIQAGAERLPVRSQSFDAVCSSFGAVPFVADSAGLMREAARALRPGGRWVFSVNHPMRWVFPDDPGPLGLTAAVPYFDRAPYVEVDDTGRPIYVEHHRTIGDRVREITAAGMVLEDIVEPEWPEHLEREWGQWSPLRGRIFPGTAIFCCRKPE